A segment of the Anopheles cruzii chromosome 2, idAnoCruzAS_RS32_06, whole genome shotgun sequence genome:
TTTATGGTCCGCTTGGAGCACAGTCCAAATTCCTTTCACACGGACTTTTCCAGACACGGAAAATATTTCTTACGTTTTCTTGGAATATGTGTTGAAGTGCTTGAAGTGTTCTAGCTCACGCGAAAGGTATATCCGTTGTGGGTGGAACCTTTGGAGTCGCTTCAGAGATCAATAAAGAAATGTACGGGTAAATTATCCCGGCGACCCGAAAAAATGTCCTCTTGATAATTTGGGAAGAAATTGTACCGAAAAAATGTGACTTGACTGAGAGAGTGTCAAGTGTTTGGTCTAGGATCCGCTTGGCATCCTTGGCCACACCCGAAGACTGTGTATGTAACCTTTGCCGGACAAATTGTGAAGCTAATCTTGGCACTTGAGATTCTCATCCGCCTCAAGCTCTGAAATCAATCGCGCTCTCAAGAGTCCAGTACCGAACCGCTTGAGAAGAGCGCGCCTTCACGTTTGGGCAACGTTTGTTTCAATGGGAACCAGATGTGAGCAAAACATGGCGTTACGCCTCAAAAAGGTCCTAGAGAACCGTCGGACAGGGGAAAGGacatcgaaacaaaaaaggcaaacgcGGCCTCGTCTCTTCAGCATCTATCGGCGCTTTGCCTCCTACGTAGGGAATCGAGCCCTTAAATTTGTATGGGCTAAAGAAACACTCTTTTTATGGTAAATATCATTATCAATTgagtaaacaaataaatggaGAGTGAAGTTCAGACTCGTAAACGTTCATTGCGATATTAGGTTCGATCTCAGAACGGTTTTATGGCACTTATTATTTGTTGTTTCGATTGTAGCTTTCTCTTGCTGCCAAATGTTTCGACGTTAAAGTGAAACGTAACGTTTTACAactcaatttgtttgcttttataattcatttatttgcttCATAAATTTTAACAACCATTCAATTTTGCTCTCGTTACACTGGAAGACGGTATactgatgctggtggtggatcCTTCCGTCACAGAGCGGTTCCCATGTTAGTTGCGGCAAACGCAAACGGCCTTCGAGTTGCAGTAGCCGCCTCGGTAGCGGCGGGCCAGGCAGTGGGCGGCGCAGAGGCTGCTGCCGACTCCGAAGCCACTGGCCAGATCGCAGGTCGCCCGCTTGGCCCGATAGTTCTCGAGGGCTGCATGGTGGGTCTCTTCCGGCAGCTCGTCGACTGTGGAGAGAAAGTTTAGCGTGGCGCAAAATTATTTTACTGTTCTCCTCGATCGCAAGGAAGATCTTCCCACTTACGGAGTGTGTTGAGCGCGGGGTGCTCGGCAATGGCCGCactggcagcagcggcagcttcGTCGGCGGGGGTCGCCTGAGCCACGTTGTTGGCGAGGGTGGCCGACAGGACGACCACAACGGCACAGATGATCGATGCGCACTtcatgatgatgctgctgggttgttgttggagtTGCAGTGGCTGTAAATGCTGGTCAAAGATCGGAGTTGCTTGGCTTGGTACCTCGCAGTCGACTGTAGAACACTTTCTGAATGATCCTACCGTGCAGTGGGATCGATTATATACCCTGGCAAAGTTTCGCGCGGCGACCCCCATTTGTTTACGGTACATGGGAATTCCCCCAGGAGCTGCGGCGGCATGTTCATCTTTCGCCGGGGAGACCGTACCCCGGGGGGATGCACCGTAAACATTGGAACAGTTGACCTGGCCGGTGAAGTACCCGCGCGTCTCCTTGACGGCTACGCTATCGGCCAACGGTTACCGCCATCGCGCGGACGATGTCTGCTCCCCATGTTCCCCATAGAACCTACAAGTTAACGGACAAGGATACGGTACATATTCCTTTGTGGACAATACCTATCTCAGGGCAAGGAACCACGCGCGGGTGGGTGCTTAATTTAGAACAAGACCCCTTTGTAAGCGTTATTTGCGACaagcaaattgaatttgtttctCACTGATACTCGAAATGCACTTCGGAACTCAAACAACCCGAAGCGCGTCAGATGTTGCACCAGACATTAGGAAGCAAATGTTCTAATCATACTAAACTTGGAGATCTTTGCTGAGCTgagtttgaatattttaatatatttAGCTATTTCAGATTACATTATCAATATGGAACACACAGGGTGTCAGGCGTAATTATTTGAGTGCAACCCGGCAGCCTGGGAACTATGATAAGAGACATCCCTGTGCTGGATTTCCCGTCCGTCGGAGATTATTTCGTTTTGCCATTTAGTAGAGCCTGCAATAATCAACTCCGGATTCGAATACTAAAACCGTGGGCAAtaagatttatttttagtcGCAGAGAAGGTTTGttgaaatgattttttaattaacacaGAGAAGGGGCGTAATGATTCTCTCTCAATTCACGTGTCTACTCAAGATCGAAGTAAACAATGCATAAAAACGAGACACACAATGGACAAGCAAACGCGTTCGACAAATCAATTGCTATCAATTGTGGATGTTTGGCAGACAAAGGAGCGCAACTTGGTATCATTTTatcaaagaaaatcaatttaaacaAAGAAAGTATCAAAGGTGAGGGTCAATACACGATTAGCATTATTTTATCATATTACTAACCGTTCCCGGCGTGCATCACTAGGCAAGTACGGCAAGTACGCAACTTTGCATACATGTTTCGGGCTTCAAAACTTGCATGCAgcgttgtgtgttttgaaaTGCAGAACTTGTAtgcaatgttgcgtgcaacattgtatgcaaGTCACTGATGCTACCTACCAATCGCTCCTGCCCCCCTAGTAAAATTTCAGATTTTTCAAGTTTCGGCGGGAAAGCTGACTACACTCTGTCTACACACAGTTACACTCTTTCTTTCAAGTTATGTTTGATCATTTCTTCGATCAACCCCTTTCTTAATCCATTTTTGCTTATTCCACCGTATTGTTTTGCATATAGCTCTGGTTTTTATCAATGTCCAACTTTTGGGCGATTCGTAGACAACAACACCGTAGCTTTGTTTCCAAAACCCCTTTGACTGCCTTTCCATATATCGTCCACAGCACGCGGTCCACATGCATTGATCGTGGTGGGCCGAGCAAAGCAACCTATGCTCTCGGTGGTGAGTGAATCAATCTAAATTATTTAATCCTTCGGTCGGTCCAGCAAAATGTGGCTGGCAAACCCTTTGCTGCAATCGCGCCACATCAGCCGATTATTAGTTGTGTGTGCACCACTCGGCCATTAAAGCCTTTTCTTATTCATGAAATATCGTATTCCTGCCCTGTGGTTACATATCGGGTGCGGTTTGGCATAAGACCTTTGGTCCTCCTAGCGAAACCAACCCAGGCAGGGACGCGAACCCCTACACTCCTGGATCGCGGGGTCCTTCGGGTGAATCCCTGTTTCGCCTCCAAAGCCCAAACCGCAAACTTACGGGGACTGCGCTGACATTAATCAAACTTCGACAACACTTTTGTTGCATAATGTTGTCGTCGGAGACAAGAGGACCTCCGGTAGCACGGGAAGTAGGTGGACTAGGTCAGTAACAAACGTCCGGTGATCGTTCGTGTCGCGTGTTCCGTGCGTATTACACATTCTCTCAGCATTAAACGTGTGCGGCACGGCAATTATCTCCCGACCGCGCGCGTCCATTTGTTTCCCGGGAGGTCCATCGTCggatggtgtggtggtggagcaAAAATAACCCGATGCAGAATAGCTTGCTGCCGCCGGGAGTCAAGTTGGGTCTGACGTGGCGCAACCCTGCTGGCGGTCGAGgcacaacagaaaaaaggacacgtcGTCGGCATATCGCGTCTGCCGGCGGAGGCGAGTCAATCAATACCACCACGGCGGGCTCCATAAATCCGGCTCCCGCGGATGGTAACGGATTGGTCGCGGCTTGTCTGGATTTATTCGGATCGCGCGCGTAGGCTGTACATGTTGTGCTCCGGTGCCGTCTATGGTGGCCGACAGTAGACCACCAAGGAGGGGGAAGAAAATAGAACCTGAACCGAGAGCATGTTTCCGCCGTCTCGATTCCGTGTATTTTCGGTGCAGCAAACTTTCTCGCCCAAATGAGTGGAGGTTGTGAATATCAATAAGCATTGCAACGGAAGGCGATGGTAGTTTTGTGTGGCCCCATCGATGCTGCCAGACGGATCGCTGGTGCAACCACCCAACGGAGAGCAGTTCGTCGGCTCCACCAAGGTTGGTTAGTGACCAGTTAGCAGTGCAATGTGCTCTGTGTATTAAGCGACCACAACATAATTTGTGCCATTAGAGAGTAACAGTTTGCCATAAAATCTCAGTTTTCATCTGGTAAAGTTCGCATCGTTGTCTGTTTTGAACCAAAAAGGGTTCGCGAGTCGGTGAATAGAGTGCCTTATCCGATGATGGCACCGCGCTAGGATGACGCACGACCGAAGTGCGTAACAAAGTTTAGCGTTTCGTGCGCCTCACAACATCCGCTTCGGTGGGGAATCCGGATTCGAAGCCATACGGAGCGATACTCGACTCGACGACAACTGTTCGAAATGTTTACCGTCAGTGAGTGAGTTTTGCGCTGTTCCAGTAAATGATCAGTCAATGATCACTTATGCACCACTTCCgcaccgatcgatggccaaTCGGACACAGAAGTGTCGAAAAACCGGCgaaaatttttttaaattgaattcgtCTGCTGCTGTGCTCTGGATCCAGATTTAACGTTCCGAAGGAAACTCTGTTAGACTGGACAAAACCAACGAACCCCCCTGGGGAGAAGGCAGGCCCATGCAGCAATGTAGCCGCGCGAACACTGGGACCACCAGAACTGGCCATCTGAGCAGCATTAGCATAAACATTGGACGGGATCGCGCCATCCGAGCGACGATCGTTTGCAGCGGCCCTCCGAGGGCAGTAATAAAAATCAGTAATAAAGACCGCACATTTGGGGTTAAGTGAGAAATTACATTGAGAGTTAAGTAGaagtgaacaaataaatacaAGTGAACAAAAGCTATGAAAAAGATGTAACAGTGTTAAGTTGTTACATTTCATCCCTATCAAGTAAGCCAAGAATGGATTGATAAGTGTTTGTTCACTTTTGGAGCCTGAAATTCAAAGGTAGTGTTGGGCTAATAGATATTATTTTTACGGTTCAATAATCGTTCCTTACTAAAGAAGGAATTGCAGAGCATATAAAAGTAGTGCGGTTATTTTTAATACTTACTGTGAACATAAATGCACAAGTCGTAAAGCCGTCCGTTACGGAAAAACGGATATTACTGTACGTCCTAGTCGCCgacaccagcgcacctggTGGACTTACCAGAAACTGTGGCTAGAGCAACAggacgcacgcacatctagtgGTCCCAGAGTAGATGTCAAAACGAATAGAGAAGAACggcgacagacagtggagaaagaaagacttacAATTTTTGGGCTCCTCTCACCAGTCCTTGTTGGACTGCATTTATATCATCTCCGGTATTCAAGTTGAAATGTTGCATCCGTATTGCTTCAGTTCGTTAGTTTTCTCCGCGTTACTTTTCCGTTTTACGATTCCCCGataccattttctttcgcatcTGAATTACGTTTAATAAGCCACCACCTTCAGTGTCCGTTGAGCGACGAATCGGTTTTATCTATTCCGTTGGCTGCTGGTTTTTGTCTGTTTTACGACCCAAAGCGGGTGTTTGATCGTGGTCTCGCTTTTGACGATTTTCTGACTTTCGGGACGCGTCGGGTCGCATCTTTGTACTTTCTCTTTGCGTCGTGACGTCCGTTGTTAGAGGGACTTACTTCGTTTTCTCCCACTCTATTTCATAAGTTGTCGCGTGGATCTCGTTTACCGAACTATGACCATCTCTGGACTAAATCGTTGGTCTGGGTGTCATGTCGTGTACTGTGGTCTTTGCATGGGAAGCTCTTCCAAAATCCCCACGGTGGCTCCAGCAAGGCCTCTCTGACAAGCTTATCCCCAAACAGATAATACCGATAAGCTCATCATCTATCTTTCGATACACACAGCTCGATAAAGTATCTGTGATCCGATTtccccacaaaaaaagacaGACCAGGTATCTTATCGCTCCGGTATCTATCACTTATCATCTTGTGACTACTATTTCTGGGTGGCTCTGTGACACCCCCCAGTCGCGACACTACAACCCGTTTCGATGCGTAACACCGCCAGTTAACCTCCACTGATGTTGCAGAGGACACTGCCTTGTCAGTGTCCTCACGGTAGGCTCATTTTACTAACGTGACCAGCGTGTGAGGTAGTCCTGTGACCACCATTCAGAGGGAACAGAGCACGATGAGTGGCGTGACCGATGGAAGACACCGCCATCCAAGTCGCTACGGTGTGGCAATTGTATCCGCCGCCGCAATCCCTGATTCATGTGTCATCTCTTGTCATTTGCAGAACTCACCGTACGCAGAATGCGTAAGAAGTTTGTGCAGCCCCTGGCCGCTCGGCAGCAACTGGAAAGATTTGGCCCTGGAGGCTTTATTAGTTATTCTGGTGCCATGGATCCGGCGGGTCAATCGCAGCTACAGGAGCacccactgccgccgccgccagatgGCGAGGACGAGATCATCGAGATACTGGACGACGATCAGGAGATCGAGCTGATGATGGAACGCCACCGGAAGTACCATCCGCGGAAGTACGTCAACTTGCAACAGCCCCCGTCCAAGATTTA
Coding sequences within it:
- the LOC128278135 gene encoding defensin, which gives rise to MKCASIICAVVVVLSATLANNVAQATPADEAAAAASAAIAEHPALNTLLDELPEETHHAALENYRAKRATCDLASGFGVGSSLCAAHCLARRYRGGYCNSKAVCVCRN